One Anas platyrhynchos isolate ZD024472 breed Pekin duck chromosome 35, IASCAAS_PekinDuck_T2T, whole genome shotgun sequence genomic region harbors:
- the LOC140000936 gene encoding serine/threonine-protein kinase RIO2-like isoform X2 yields MDLIVKLGNHGLIHGDFNEFNLILDNDDHVTMIDFPQMISTSHPNAEWYFDRDVNCIKEFFKKCFNYESELFPSFQDIRRESSLDIEIAASGYTKEMQEDDELLFPECSDEDDHTTEEREFVEDAESNANFLSQDKENNADFIYEVVSESRTSEDLLSQ; encoded by the exons ATGGATCTAATTGTAAAACTTGGCAATCATGGTTTGATTCATGGGGATTTCAATGAATTTAATCTCATACTGGATAATGATGATCATGTCACTATGATTGATTTCCCTCAGATGATATCAACATCACATCCAAATGCTGAATG gtattttgACAGGGATGTTAACTGCATTAAGGagttttttaagaaatgcttcAACTATGAGAGTGAGCTCTTCCCATCATTCCAAGATATCAG gagAGAGAGTTCTCTTGACATAGAGATTGCTGCCAGTGGTtatacaaaggaaatgcaggaagaTGATGAGCTGCTTTTCCCAGAGTGCTCTGATGAGGATGATCATACAACAGAGGAGAGGGAATTTGtagaagatgctgaaagtaacgccaacttcctcagccaagataaagaaaacaatgcagacttcatatatgaagtggtttctgaaagcagaacctCTGAAGACTTGTTATCACAGTGA
- the LOC140000936 gene encoding serine/threonine-protein kinase RIO2-like isoform X3 — protein sequence MGMKNHEIVPGSPVAPIASLKHGGCNKVLRELAKHKLLAYERTKTVQGYRLTNAGYDYLALRTLSSRQVISSAGNQMGVGKESDIYIVANEDEQQFAMKLHRLGRTSFRSLKNKRDYHKHRHKMSWLYLSRLAAMKEFAYMKMPSTPHRRPCCCLQ from the exons ATGGGCATGAAGAACCACGAGATCGTGCCTGGCAGCCCGGTGGCGCCCATCGCCAGCCTGAAGCACGGCGGCTGCAACAAggtgctgcgggagctggccAAGCACAAGCTCCTGGCCTACGAGCGGACCAAAA ctgtCCAGGGCTATCGGTTAACTAATGCGGGATATGATTACCTTGCCTTGAGAACTCTGTCTTCCCGGCAAGTCATCAGTTCTGCTGGAAACCAGATGGGTGTTGGCAAAGAatcag ataTTTATATTGTTGCAAATGAAGACGAGCAGCAGTTTGCAATGAAATTGCACAGGCTTGGAAGAACTTCCTTTCGCAGCCTGAAAAATAAGCGTGACTACCATAAGCACAGGCACAAAATGTCATGGCTGTATTTATCCCGGCTAGCAGCAATGAAAGAGTTTGCCTACATGAAG ATGCCAAGTACACCACATCGAAGACCCTGCTGCTGTCTACAGTGA
- the LOC140000936 gene encoding serine/threonine-protein kinase RIO2-like isoform X1: MGMKNHEIVPGSPVAPIASLKHGGCNKVLRELAKHKLLAYERTKTVQGYRLTNAGYDYLALRTLSSRQVISSAGNQMGVGKESDIYIVANEDEQQFAMKLHRLGRTSFRSLKNKRDYHKHRHKMSWLYLSRLAAMKEFAYMKALYDRGFPVPKPVDYNRHAVIMELLDGYP; encoded by the exons ATGGGCATGAAGAACCACGAGATCGTGCCTGGCAGCCCGGTGGCGCCCATCGCCAGCCTGAAGCACGGCGGCTGCAACAAggtgctgcgggagctggccAAGCACAAGCTCCTGGCCTACGAGCGGACCAAAA ctgtCCAGGGCTATCGGTTAACTAATGCGGGATATGATTACCTTGCCTTGAGAACTCTGTCTTCCCGGCAAGTCATCAGTTCTGCTGGAAACCAGATGGGTGTTGGCAAAGAatcag ataTTTATATTGTTGCAAATGAAGACGAGCAGCAGTTTGCAATGAAATTGCACAGGCTTGGAAGAACTTCCTTTCGCAGCCTGAAAAATAAGCGTGACTACCATAAGCACAGGCACAAAATGTCATGGCTGTATTTATCCCGGCTAGCAGCAATGAAAGAGTTTGCCTACATGAAG GCTTTGTATGACAGAGGATTTCCTGTTCCAAAACCTGTAGACTACAACAGGCATGCAGTTATTATGGAACTCCTTGATGGCTACCCTTAA